The genomic segment ACGTGCGCTGGTCGCCACACTGGCGCACATCGAGGCGAGCACAGACGGCTTTGTCATCAAACCGCGCGATGGGCGTAGCGTCGTCGTATTGGCGCCGCCCATCGACGGCGAGCAGGCCTCACTGGTGGCATTACTCGCCGATGGCGCAGCCTGGTCGACCTCGGCGCTGGCGCTGGCCCTGGGCGCCAGCCAGCGCACCGTCCAGCGTGCGCTCGCCGAGCTCGAAGCTGCCGGCAGGGTGCGTGCGATAGGACAGGCGCGGGCGCGCCGCTGGCTGTCGCCGCCGTTGACTGGATTCACGACAATCTTGTTACTCCCCGCAGCGCTCCCGTTCGCATAGAATTGTCTTACGGCGCCGATCCGAGCTGCGCCGCAAGGAGCGCGTCGATGACCAGCAAAGCAGCGAAAGACAAAAGCCAGGCAACGGCGCGAGCCGCCGAGATCGTGCGCGAGTACGGGCCTATGGCGGATCAAATAGCCGGCGTCACCCATGACGGCCATCGTGTCTGGGCCGCCACCGGAGCCAAGCTGGTCGCCTTCGATCCCGACAGCGGCGAAACCACCCGCACGCTGGACTGCGCCTGCGACGCTGGCACCGCCTTCGACGGCACCTACTTGTATCAAATTGCCGAAGCGCGCATCGACAAGATCGATCCTGCCAGCGGTGAAGTGGTGGCGTCGATCCCGGCGCCCAGCGGCGGGGGCGATTCCGGCCTCACCTGGGCCGAGGGCAGCTTGTGGGTGGGGCAGTACCGCGATCGCAAGATTCACCAGATAAATCCCCAGACCGGCGCACTCATCCGCACCATCGAGTCCAACCGCTTTGTCACCGGCGTGACCTGGGTCGACGGTGAGTTGTGGCACGCAACCTGGGAAGGGGACGAGAGTGAAATCCGTCGCATCCATCCGGAAAGCGGTGCTGTACTTGAACGGCTGGAGATGCCGCCCGGCGCCTTTGTCAGCGGGCTCGAATCCGATGGCGCCGATCTCTTTTATTGCGGTGGCGGCCCGAGCGGCAAGGTGCGCGCTGTGCGGCGTCCGAAGCGCGTGGCGGCATGATCACGCACCGCTAGGTTGTCTCGGCGTCGTCCAACCTGACGCCTGAGATTTTCACGAAGCTGTAGAAATAAAGACCGTTCTCAACCCGGTGGGCGGACTCACGCCCTCATGTAGCAAAACCAAGGAGAATTAATCATGACCATGCACACAACCGCAACACGCGAAGAATGGCTTGCAGCCCGCATCGGGTTGCTGGAAGCGGAAAAGGAACTGACCCGGCGCAGCGACGAGCTAGCGCGGCGGCGGCAGGAGTTGCCGTGGGTCCGGATCGACAAGGAATACCACTTCGACACCGATGAAGGACGCGCCACGTTGGCAGATCTCTTCAGAGGACGCTCGCAGCTGCTGGTCTACCATTTCATGTTCGGTCCCGACTACACGGCAGGATGCCCATCCTGCTCGGCGATTGCAGACGGCTTCAATGGCGTCGTCGCCCATCTGGCGAGCCACGACGTCACACTTGCAGCGGTATCGCGGGCGCCGCTGGCGAAGTTGCAGGCATACAAGCAGCGAATGGGATGGACGTTTCCCTGGGCGTCTTCGCTCGGCAGCGATTTCAATTTCGACGTCAATGTTTCAATCACCGAAGAGCAACAGCGCGCTGGCGGCGTTGAATACAATTACCGGCGCAGCGGCAACGCGATGGATGCAACAACCTTCCCTGAGCCTGTCATCCAGCAAGCGGCCTCGACCGGAACCGATGCCGCTACCTATACCCGTGACAGGCCGGGTCTGAGTGCATTCGTGCTTGAAGACGGGGTGGTCTACCACAGCTATTCCACCTATTCGCGCGGACTGGACGGCCTCTGGGGCATGTACCAATGGCTGGACCGCGCGCCCAAAGGGCGTAACGAGACCGGCGTCTGGTGGCGTCGCCACGACGAATACCAGCAGGCCGGTCAGCTGCAGGCCGCGAACAGCTGTTGCGGCTGAGTCAAGCCATGAGCGCTGCCGGTACCAGTACGGGAGCCGCGGCCTTGAGAGGCGCGATTTCCCGGCACGCCTTCTTCGGCGTCTCAGCGTTACTCTTCGCCGTCAGCGCGGCAGCGACCATCGTCTTGTGTGCGTCCATGTCGGCAATGGGGGAGATGCCGATGCCCGGCGGCTGGTCGTTGTCGATGGCGTGGACGCGGATGTGCGGGCAGAGCTGGCTCGGCGCTGTGGCGTCGTTCGTCGGCATGTGGATCGTGATGATGACAGCGATGATGCTGCCATCCCTGACGCCTGCGCTATGGCGCTACCGCCAGGCAATCGGCAGGGCGGGGGTGGCGCGTCTGGATCTGCTGACCGTATTGGTGAGCGCGGGATATTTCTTTGTGTGGATCGTGCTCGGTATGGCTGTCTTTGCCTTGGGTGCAGGACTGGCCGCGCTGGAGATGCAGCTGCCAGCGCTGGCACGCGCAGTTCCGCTAGCAAGCGGTATGGTCGTCCTGGTCGCCGGCGCGCTTCAGTTCAGCGGGTGGAAGGCGCGTCAGCTTGCCTGTTGCCTGCGAGCGCCGGAGCACGCAGGCGCTTTGCGGAGGAGCGCTGGCGCAGCCTGGCGTCATGGCCTGCGCCTTGGCCTCCACTGCGGGTACTGTTGCGCCGGACTGACGGCGGTTCTCCTCGTCATCGGCGTCATGGACCTGTATGTGATGGCGGCCATCACGGCAGCCATCACCGCCGAACGCTTGGCGCCGGGCGGTGAGCGCGTCGCGCGCTTCATCGGCGCCGTCATCGTCATGGCAGGGGCGTTCCTGATTGTGCGAGCAGTCGGGATCGGATGAGGCGACTGACTATCTGAAGGGACTGCGCGAAGTCGGAGATGCCGCCGAAACCGTCCGGCATGTCCGTGCGCAGGGTGATAAGGTCAGGAGAGAAGCGAGGTTTTTTCTACATATTTGCCGACGCGCGAAACGCCGGATAATCTCGGCCCAACCCCAGTTTCTCCAGGGTCAGGCGCGAATCATTTACATGACGCTTACATGACGCGTTTGCCATTGATCGCAACGCCTTGCGGGCCGAAGGTCGATTCCAGCGACAAACGCTTACCGTCGTCCTTGACGAATCCTTTGTCGACAAGCATTTTCAGCTGGCTTTCCTTCATTTGCCGTTGCTGCGCTTCCGGTATCGTATTTTTCTTGTCGACTGCATTCACAAATACGTCGCGGGCGGCATTCAGCGAGCCCTTGCCGGAAAAACGCTCCTTCAGCAATGCCATGACATTATCGCCGCCCAGCGCCTCAAGCGGAAAATCCTTGCCGTCCAGATGGGCTTCCAGGGTTCCGGCAACGTCGCCGTTCGGGGTCTTCAAGCTAAACCGGTCGACCTTGAAGCCGGGCGAACTGGTGATGAAACCACCGACCTGTTTCATCATGGCGCTCATGTAGGCTTTTTGTTTGGCTAGCTGCGCATTCATGTTCGCCTCGTCGGTGACGGCGCCCGCTGTTGCAGCGACCGGTGTTTTCGATGCTTCCAGGTAGAACGCCTTGGAGGCGGTCTGTAATTTCAGCAACGCATCCTTGTTCAGGTTGAGATAGGAAAAATCAACCCGAATATCGTCGGCGCTAAAGGCGTCGCCGAAGGTGCTCTTGTCGGCCTTGGCCTGGTAGAGCAGATCGAAGCTTTCACCGTGGTCCTTCAAGTCGGTGTCTATCGCCAGGTCCCGCAGCTTCAGGAGAGTGACGCCATTTTTGGTAGCGTCGATATTGTCCAGCTTGATATGGCCGTACTGTTTCCAGGTGTCTGCGGCCGATTTCTCGTCTTTATAATTGCCGTCGAGGTTGAGGCCAGCCAGGTTGATGTTGAGAAGGCCGTCGGTGACAGTCGCCGTCAGCGAGGGAACGTTGATTTCGTATTGCAGTTCCTCGCCGGTCTTGCCGCCGATCTTGAGCGCGAGCTGCTTTCCGGCGATGTGCAGGCCATCCTTGCTTTTCCAGTCGACGTCCGCAGCCGAGAACTTGCTGGAAAAACCGCCGAAGAACAATTTGTCCGTGCTGGCGTCGATATTGAAAGGCAGCGGAGTGGCTACGCCCTTGTCATCCAGCATGGTGATGGTGTGCGTGATCTTGGCCCAGCGATAAAACGGGATCGCGAATTGATTGATGTGATGTTCAACCACCAGGTGGATCGGTTGGGGTGCTGAAAGAAAATTGTAGTCGACCTTTGCCGTCGAAGAGAACCAGCCGCGCTGGAAGGACTCCAGTTTTGCGGTGACGGGAAAGGAAGATGTGCTCAAGGCATCGCCGGCATTCTTGTTCATCTCCGCTTCGGCGTTCATGCCGATTATGCCAGGAACGACGGCGACCCAGGCAACGACGAGTACGGCGCCGACGGCGATGGCTAATTGGGAACGTTTCATGTCATCTTCATTGAAATGGAGGAAACGTTGATATTAACTTAAGTATTGCATTGAAGTAAATATTTCTTCGATGCTATCGCTGGGTTTGCCATGCGCCATTGCCTGGCCTCTGGACCGGCGCAGCCCGGTCAGGGATGGTAAGCCGATTTACTGGAAAGTATGCAGGTAGGCCAGCAGATCGGCGATTTGTTTTTCATCGCCGATGCCCCAAAACCGCATCTTGGTGCCAGGGACGACATCGTTCGGGGACCTGATGAATGCCGCCAGGTTTTTATCCGACCACACAATCCCGGAATTTTTCATTGCTGTAGAGTAGTTGTAATCCTTGGTTGCCGCAGCGGGCCTGCCAAAGATGCCGTTCAATTGCGGCCCGAAGCCGCCTCTGGCGGAAGGGCCAACATGATGGCAAGACGCGCATTTATTGAATGCCACTTTGCCAGCCGCAACGTCGCCTGCAGCGTAAGCATAAGATCCGCTTGCGAACGACCACGCGATGAGTAGTGCCAGTTTATTCATTGAAAATCGGAAGGGCTGTCTGTTGAAGTTAGACGCCAATTGTAATGTGTGACGCCGCCGAAGGAGCGCAGCGATTAGAGCACGCCAGACACCCGGCGATAGCAGCAAAAACGATTGCGGCCCTTGTAGGAGAATATTTTATGTTGAGCAATATTTCAACGGCATGCGTGAGCGCGCCTGGAAAATGTCACGTCGCCCGTCGGATGGACTAAACTGAATTTCCAGTAGATTTAGAGGCTGTTGCGAACACACCTGGCGTTGTTGCGTCGGGGCGGCCATCCGCTCCTAGCCGTACTGCTCGTACTGTCTTCGTCGGCGCGCCTAGCCATCTGTGTTCGCAACAGCCTCTAAGGACAAGCGGTGACAGCCGCTGTGAAGTCCCGGCAATTGGTTCCGCTTGCGGACCGGCCAAACCAGGAGAAAACCATGGCGTTCAAAAGGCAAGTTCTGGCGGGCGTGGCGCTGACGGTGGCGTCGATCGCACCGGTTAGCGCACAGGCTCCGCTCATCGAAAAGAATGTATCGATGAAAATGGCGCTGGTCATCATGGAAGGGGCGATCGCCCAATGCACGAAGGACGGAAATAAGGTGTCTGTGGTGATCGTGGACAATGCCGGGCTGGTGCGTGCATCGCTTCGCGGAGACGGCACCAGCCCGCACACCATGGAATTCGCACGCAAGAAAGCTTACACGGCCCGTGCGCGCGGTCAGACTTCGCTTGAATTCATGAAGCTGACCGACGACCCGGCCAAAGCTTATCTGCGCCAGATTCCCGACGTCGTCGCCGTCGGCGGCGGTGTCCCGATCAAAGTCGGCAACGTCACGATCGGCGCAGTTGGCGTTTCCGGTTCGCCGGGCGGCGAGAAGGACGAAGTCTGCGCCAATGCCGGCATCGCCCGCGTGGCCGATCAGTTGAAGTGAACGGTGGCCTTGCTCTAAAGAGGCCTGGAAGTGAAGGGCGGTAAGCCGGGGCCTAATCGGCCCGTGGCGCTTTTGCACGCCGGGCTGGCTTGCTTTGCGTCGCACCTGGCTTTGTTGCCTTAAGAACCAGCGTTCCCGGTATGTGTTCTTTACCCCATCGCACCAACGCCAGCAGAATGTCCCCCATGGCTGCGCCCTTGGCGCTGAGCGTATAGGCGTAGCGCACAGGGCGCTCCTGGTAGGCTGTGCTGACGATAATGCCGGCCTGTTCCAGGCGCTTCAGGCGTTCGGCGAGTATGTTGGTGGGAATGCCCTCCGGCGAATCCAGCAACTCCCCATAGGTGCGCTTACCGTACAGCATGTCCCGAATCACCAGCAGTGACCATTTGTCGCCAATCAAATCGAGCGTGTTCGCAGCCGCACAGCGGGAGCGCCGAAGTCCATCCAGGTCTTTGATCTTCGTAGCCATGCATTGCCTCCGCTATCCACTCTATTCACGCTACACATCAAACTATACATTACGCTATACATGATACTTGCAAAATGCAAGTTGCTATCCTACAGTGGATTATACTTGCAAAGTGCAAGTGACTATAGCCAAAGGATACATCATGTCGAACACTCTTTTGTCGCATTCCACCCAACCGGGATTGGCCGCCGTCCCGGGGACAAAGCTGGTCGTCGCAAGTGTGCTTGCAGTGTGGCTTGTCGTCGTGACATGGTTAGGCGCAACCGGGGCATTCGTCACGCCGGCGGGCGCGCCGCCACTGCCGATCCTGATCAGTGTGGTGCTGCCGCTCACGGCGTTCTTTGCAGGATACTGGCTTGTGCAGCCATTTCGCCGACTGGTTCTGGCGGCCGATCTTCAAGTCATGGTCGGGATACACGCCTGGCGCTTTGCCGGTTTGAGTTTTCTGGCCCTGTACACATACGGCATCTTGCCTGGCAGCTTCGCCTTACCCGCAGGGCTTGGCGATATGGCAATCGGTGTGACCGCGCCATGGATGCTGGCCGCACTCATCCGCCAGCCCGCTTTTGCCGCCAGCAAAACCTTCGTAGTGTGGAATGTGCTCGGGATAATCGATCTGGTGGCGGCCATGGCCGCAGGAGCACTCAATGCAATATTTGCTGCCAACGTCGCCGGAGAAGCGAGGATCGACCCGATGGTGCAGTTGCCGCTGGTGCTGATCACCGCCTACCTGGTGCCTTTTCTTGCGATGCTGCATGCGGCCGCGCTGCTTCAGGCGCGACGCCTTGCCGCCATCCAGGCTGGGAGCGGTTCAGATCAAGGGTGACGCGGGGGCGGGGCAGGGTTTCAATGCCCCCCGACGCGTAAATAGGCCACCAGGTTATCCAAGCCAATTTCCGTACCGCGGATCCTGTCTTGCCGGTCTTCATAGCCGTCCAGAAAAACAATCTGCTCGGTGAACACCATTTTCGATCCGGTGGCGGAAGGTTGAAACTCCACTGTCGC from the Collimonas arenae genome contains:
- a CDS encoding Vgb family protein, which codes for MTSKAAKDKSQATARAAEIVREYGPMADQIAGVTHDGHRVWAATGAKLVAFDPDSGETTRTLDCACDAGTAFDGTYLYQIAEARIDKIDPASGEVVASIPAPSGGGDSGLTWAEGSLWVGQYRDRKIHQINPQTGALIRTIESNRFVTGVTWVDGELWHATWEGDESEIRRIHPESGAVLERLEMPPGAFVSGLESDGADLFYCGGGPSGKVRAVRRPKRVAA
- a CDS encoding DUF945 family protein, giving the protein MKRSQLAIAVGAVLVVAWVAVVPGIIGMNAEAEMNKNAGDALSTSSFPVTAKLESFQRGWFSSTAKVDYNFLSAPQPIHLVVEHHINQFAIPFYRWAKITHTITMLDDKGVATPLPFNIDASTDKLFFGGFSSKFSAADVDWKSKDGLHIAGKQLALKIGGKTGEELQYEINVPSLTATVTDGLLNINLAGLNLDGNYKDEKSAADTWKQYGHIKLDNIDATKNGVTLLKLRDLAIDTDLKDHGESFDLLYQAKADKSTFGDAFSADDIRVDFSYLNLNKDALLKLQTASKAFYLEASKTPVAATAGAVTDEANMNAQLAKQKAYMSAMMKQVGGFITSSPGFKVDRFSLKTPNGDVAGTLEAHLDGKDFPLEALGGDNVMALLKERFSGKGSLNAARDVFVNAVDKKNTIPEAQQRQMKESQLKMLVDKGFVKDDGKRLSLESTFGPQGVAINGKRVM
- a CDS encoding winged helix-turn-helix transcriptional regulator, translating into MATKIKDLDGLRRSRCAAANTLDLIGDKWSLLVIRDMLYGKRTYGELLDSPEGIPTNILAERLKRLEQAGIIVSTAYQERPVRYAYTLSAKGAAMGDILLALVRWGKEHIPGTLVLKATKPGATQSKPARRAKAPRAD
- a CDS encoding DUF899 domain-containing protein, which produces MTMHTTATREEWLAARIGLLEAEKELTRRSDELARRRQELPWVRIDKEYHFDTDEGRATLADLFRGRSQLLVYHFMFGPDYTAGCPSCSAIADGFNGVVAHLASHDVTLAAVSRAPLAKLQAYKQRMGWTFPWASSLGSDFNFDVNVSITEEQQRAGGVEYNYRRSGNAMDATTFPEPVIQQAASTGTDAATYTRDRPGLSAFVLEDGVVYHSYSTYSRGLDGLWGMYQWLDRAPKGRNETGVWWRRHDEYQQAGQLQAANSCCG
- a CDS encoding c-type cytochrome; this encodes MNKLALLIAWSFASGSYAYAAGDVAAGKVAFNKCASCHHVGPSARGGFGPQLNGIFGRPAAATKDYNYSTAMKNSGIVWSDKNLAAFIRSPNDVVPGTKMRFWGIGDEKQIADLLAYLHTFQ
- a CDS encoding DUF2182 domain-containing protein — encoded protein: MSAAGTSTGAAALRGAISRHAFFGVSALLFAVSAAATIVLCASMSAMGEMPMPGGWSLSMAWTRMCGQSWLGAVASFVGMWIVMMTAMMLPSLTPALWRYRQAIGRAGVARLDLLTVLVSAGYFFVWIVLGMAVFALGAGLAALEMQLPALARAVPLASGMVVLVAGALQFSGWKARQLACCLRAPEHAGALRRSAGAAWRHGLRLGLHCGYCCAGLTAVLLVIGVMDLYVMAAITAAITAERLAPGGERVARFIGAVIVMAGAFLIVRAVGIG